A window of Deferrivibrio essentukiensis genomic DNA:
AAAGCTTTAAGTATCCAAAAAAAGAGCAGAAAGCCGCTTGGACAGATATTTATAGAGAATAAATTTATAAATAAAAAACAATTAGAAAAAGCGATATTATATCAGATAGAGGAAATCGCTTACTACCTTTTAACCTGGAAAAATGGATATTTCAATTTTAATGAAAGGGATATCGAGGTCAACACTGCAACGGAAGTGTCAGTAGAAAATCTTTTGATGGAAGGGCTTAGAAGAAGTGACGAAATGAAAAATATGCTCAAGTATTTTAATGATAATTCAATCATTGAAGTGGTTGATGCTGAAAATGATAAGATTGGCCTTTTTGATGGAGAAAAATCTGTCAAAGAGGTATTGTTTTTGAGAGGTGGGGACGATTTTGTGACCTATAAGCTGATTTATGAGGGTTTGAAAAGTAAAATATACAAAATAGTAGGAGAAAAGGAGAGTTCTGACACGCCAGGTGTTAATGACCCGATTTTGGATTTTTTGGTGGCGCTTGAACTTTTTAATAAAGGAAAAATTTATGAGTCTTATAAAAAAGTTAAGACAATTATTTCAAAGGGTTACAAGGGAGAACAAGTTTTAAAATTTTATGATAATCTTAAGATATTTATAACAAAGTATTTTTATAAAAAGTTTGGTGGGGACAACTCTTGTTTTGCTTTGAACAGATTAAAATTTTTAGATGAAAAGATTTATATTACCCCTACAGAAGGTTTTGTTCTTTCAAGAATAGATGAGTATCCTTGCATAGTTCAACTGGAAAAGGTTGTTAATGTTGATAGGCATGAACTGTATCTAATTGTTGATAAGCTAAATAAATACGGTCTTTTGCTATTGAAAGAGAGAGAAGAAAATAAGACCGAATTGTTTACATTGAATGTAATAAATTCTATTTTAAATATTTATTCCCGAGAGCTTACGGGTGAGATGGAGATAATAACAGCAGCAATATCTGCCAAAGCATATTTTTCAGGTGGCAAGTTAAAATTTATTTACTCCACAACCGACAAGTACTCTTTAGGCAATTATCTTATTGAGTCTGGAAAATTTAATGTGGAATTTGCATCAAATTACAGAGATATAGGCGATATTATTCAATATCTTATAGATGAAAAGAATATGCTGAGTGATGAGTTAAATGGTATTTTTGAAGTATATTCCAGTATGATTTTTTATGAGGTTTTAAAACATAAACCAATTTCTGCAATATTTATTCACGGCAAAACATTTCCTTATGATATTTCGTTAAACTTTAACTTATTATATATGACAGCTTTTGCTGTTTATAATGATGAGGTGTATTTCGAAAATGAAATAGATTTTTCAAAAAATTACGAGCTTGTAAAAGACTCTACAAAACTTCTTGAAGAGTTTGGAAATATAAGTTGTGTTAAGTTGTTGTTGGATGAATTTAATGAGAATATCTTTCCGGCTAAAAAATTGAAAGGGTTAGATACAGGATTTTTAATACTCTTAAATATTTTATTTAAGCTTGGATATATTAGGGAGCTGGAAAATGAGGAGTTAAGTGCGGAACAGTTGAAAAACTTTTTAAAAGAGATAAAAGACCTAACACCGCAAGAACTATTTGGCGTTAATAAAGAAAGCCTGAATTTAGAGGACTTGAAACAAAAATATCTTAAATTCTCTAAGAAGTATCACCCCGATTTGTTTCAAAATAATGAGGCAAAAAAAATAGCAAATG
This region includes:
- a CDS encoding DUF4388 domain-containing protein, which codes for MVSKKGLVGDLLSMPLSDVFQWIAMANKSGELFIQHESEDASFIFKKGKIVYASSNNPKFLLGQILLKYRMITKTHLIKALSIQKKSRKPLGQIFIENKFINKKQLEKAILYQIEEIAYYLLTWKNGYFNFNERDIEVNTATEVSVENLLMEGLRRSDEMKNMLKYFNDNSIIEVVDAENDKIGLFDGEKSVKEVLFLRGGDDFVTYKLIYEGLKSKIYKIVGEKESSDTPGVNDPILDFLVALELFNKGKIYESYKKVKTIISKGYKGEQVLKFYDNLKIFITKYFYKKFGGDNSCFALNRLKFLDEKIYITPTEGFVLSRIDEYPCIVQLEKVVNVDRHELYLIVDKLNKYGLLLLKEREENKTELFTLNVINSILNIYSRELTGEMEIITAAISAKAYFSGGKLKFIYSTTDKYSLGNYLIESGKFNVEFASNYRDIGDIIQYLIDEKNMLSDELNGIFEVYSSMIFYEVLKHKPISAIFIHGKTFPYDISLNFNLLYMTAFAVYNDEVYFENEIDFSKNYELVKDSTKLLEEFGNISCVKLLLDEFNENIFPAKKLKGLDTGFLILLNILFKLGYIRELENEELSAEQLKNFLKEIKDLTPQELFGVNKESLNLEDLKQKYLKFSKKYHPDLFQNNEAKKIANELFETIKFAYDTLVGESTNANSNSESRIDAKKIFAAEQYLSSGKVYLNMGKLYDAVDAFKKAYENFQFDDEIRAYYALALIKSNDYVEGFKLLKDIKLDEFNDHELYFAYIDAAIKLKKADLADKVINKAFTLFPEQVRKLSIYQQKLKNLK